One Coregonus clupeaformis isolate EN_2021a chromosome 33, ASM2061545v1, whole genome shotgun sequence DNA window includes the following coding sequences:
- the LOC121549095 gene encoding T-cell activation Rho GTPase-activating protein: protein MDTDMEVPRTRTLDDLGIAVMRRGSYDEAGALGLHPHLRSLAQRRRSAPSLAFEKALGSMPWSSIREEAPCWVSVEQCPFVLGLSSENAELVLDTCVQVTEGMKTRRRQLFLFSDVIVIAKLKSSASYRLKHRVSLEDLWLYGFEDEPEEEEGGGGEIDLRTSLVLAWPLAFCVVSFHSPEVKERWLDTLHRKIKVAKERAGSTTPPPSVLMKVLSGSITAKTLTGGGMEPSIEFSLDSDAKLLTLPRCVTQPIENGSNSKWSILRKLRISSTLTSISSHPDTDSKSHLFGQPLSKTCPEDGTLPKPITDILVLLWKKGPSTEGVFRKNGNNKNLKAIREQLDSGTEVEMEALPVVLLVGLLKSFLTELPGSLLVSEMYETWMKALETKVIHHRSLELKRVVVKLPGPNILLLRNILCVLHHITKSADTNKMDANNLALCIAPTLLQKDIMSLDVQTAKKVTELTKFLIEHCCEIFGEDVLSLLGDPDEDNSDSVLSQQHDSAYDSTDADAEGDSVGSTQVEGEGERGSSSPSLLSACGMQCGAVPSCPSNAIFHTFTNKKLFNRRCSEPIIFPSAEKRSLIGLARSHDDFSVEWRDFEEHPLKKQISDDSFLLPGCGVADTRHAATLSLPKLGGSQTMTWRQLEPSCPSSCSLESAASNTSEVSLFTSSPLTSPACQRGGQSTRHAPLSTKSRAEPPRANTMEVVERCTQSMNVDRKALLRTKSLGAFGFAWGSLKKGDLQKEKPFPFGTLQEDSQSEVEAPVAEAPLKQKRPLSAVEVFLQVDSRLPSQPPSYEQAVQSAAQPSPPHYGSMTVSAVAATLSRKSRPASMNANFLYSCPVNQYTDCFSQGTDGDDVTTAQRHSVGFRQRAMSESMSRALHETVSHHDTASRHENVSRRCSQPVFEEFSYAKESYV, encoded by the exons CACCTTCGCAGTTTGGCCCAGAGGCGTCGTTCCGCCCCGTCCCTGGCTTTTGAGAAGGCTCTGGGCAGCATGCCATGGTCCTCCATTAG GGAGGAGGCTCCATGCTGGGTGTCGGTGGAGCAGTGCCCTTTCGTCCTGGGTCTTAGCAGTGAGAATGCAGAGCTGGTCCTGGACACCTGTGTTCAGGTCACAGAAGGCATGAAGACCAGAAGGAGACAACTCTTCCTCTTCAGCGACGTGATCGTTATCGCCAAGCTCAA gTCCAGTGCTAGCTACCGTCTGAAGCACAGGGTGAGTCTGGAAGATCTGTGGCTTTATGGCTTTGAGGATGAGcccgaggaggaagagggaggagggggagagattgACCTCAGGACGTCCCTCGTCTTGGCCTGGCCCCTTGCCTTCTGTGTGGTGTCCTTCCA CTCGCCTGAGGTGAAAGAACGCTGGTTGGATACTCTTCACAG GAAAATTAAAGTAGCAAAAGAGAGAGCAGGTTCTACCACACCACCCCCAAGTGTCCTGATGAAGGTGCTGAGCGGCAGTATCACA GCTAAAACTCTAACAGGAGGTGGCATGGAGCCTTCTATCGAGTTTTCGCTTGAT AGCGACGCAAAGCTCCTCACCCTGCCCAGATGTGTAACACAGCCCATTG AAAATGGTAGCAACAGTAAGTGGAGCATCTTGAGGAAGTTGAGGATAAGCTCCACCCTCACCAGCATATCCTCCCATCCAGACACAGACTCCAAGAGCCATCTGTTTGGACAGCCTCTCTCCAAGACCTGCCCGGAGGATGGGACTCTTCCAAAGCCTATCACA gATATATTGGTGCTGCTGTGGAAGAAAGGCCCCTCCACAGAGGGTGTGTTCAGGAAGAACGGCAACAATAAGAACCTGAAGGCCATCAGGGAGCAGCTCGACAGTGGGacggaggtggagatggaggccTTGCCCGTGGTTCTCCTGGTGGGACTACTCAAG AGTTTTCTGACGGAGCTCCCGGGCAGCCTGTTAGTGTCGGAGATGTATGAGACCTGGATGAAGGCCCTGGAGACTAAGGTCATCCACCACAGAAGCTTAGAGCTCAAAAG GGTGGTAGTCAAGCTACCAGGACCTAACATCCTCCTGCTGAGGAACATTCTGTGTGTGCTCCACCACATCACGAAGAGCGCGGATACCAACAAGATGGATGCCAATAACTTGGCATTGTGCATTGCACCCACTCTGCTGCAGAAGGACATCATGTCCTTAGATGTGCAGACCGCGAAGAAG GTGACAGAGCTGACAAAGTTCCTGATCGAGCATTGCTGTGAGATCTTTGGAGAGGACGTCCTGAGCCTTTTGGGAGATCCCGATGAGGATAACTCAG ATTCCGTGTTATCACAGCAGCACGACTCTGCGTATGACAGCACAGACGCAGACGCTGAGGGGGACAGCGTGGGGTCCACGCAAGTAGAGGGTGAGGGGGAAAGGGGCAGCTcgtccccatctctcctctctgcgTGCGGGATGCAATGCGGCGCCGTCCCCTCCTGCCCCTCCAACGCCATCTTCCACACCTTCACCAACAAGAAGCTCTTCAACCGCCGCTGCTCAGAGCCAATCATCTTCCCCTCTGCTGAGAAGAGAAGCCTGATTGGCCTGGCCCGTAGTCACGACGACTTCTCTGTGGAGTGGCGGGACTTTGAGGAGCATCCACTCAAGAAGCAGATCTCTGATGACTCCTTCCTGCTCCCAGGGTGTGGTGTTGCTGACACCAGGCATGCCGCCACGCTGTCCCTCCCCAAACTCGGTGGCAGCCAGACGATGACTTGGCGGCAGCTTGAACCGTCATGCCCGTCATCCTGCTCCCTGGAGAGCGCCGCCTCCAACACATCGGAGGTCTCCCTGTTTACCAGCTCGCCGCTGACCTCCCCGGCCTGCCAACGCGGGGGCCAGTCCACACGCCATGCTCCCCTCTCCACCAAGTCTAGGGCAGAGCCCCCAAGGGCGAACACGATGGAAGTGGTCGAGCGATGCACCCAGTCCATGAATGTGGACAGGAAAGCCCTGTTGAGGACCAAGAGCCTTGGGGCCTTCGGCTTCGCTTGGGGCAGCCTCAAGAAAGGTGACCTCCAAAAGGAGAAGCCTTTCCCTTTCGGGACCCTCCAGGAAGACTCCCAGAGTGAGGTGGAGGCCCCAGTGGCCGAGGCCCCTCTCAAGCAGAAGCGCCCCCTGTCTGCGGTGGAGGTCTTCCTACAGGTGGACAGCAGACTGCCCTCCCAGCCCCCTTCGTACGAGCAGGCAGTCCAGAGTGCGGCTCAGCCCTCCCCACCGCATTATGGCTCCATGACTGTCAGTGCCGTCGCCGCCACTCTCAGCAGGAAGTCCCGCCCAGCCTCTATGAACGCAAACTTCCTGTACTCCTGTCCCGTCAATCAATACACAGACTGCTTCTCTCAGGGGACAGATGGTGATGATGTCACCACAGCCCAACGGCATTCGGTCGGGTTCCGCCAGCGAGCGATGTCTGAGTCCATGTCGAGAGCACTCCACGAGACCGTGTCACACCATGACACAGCTTCACGACATGAGAATGTGTCACGGAGGTGCAGCCAGCCTGTGTTCGAAGAGTTTTCTTACGCCAAGGAGTCTTACGTTTGA